A section of the Corynebacterium tuberculostearicum genome encodes:
- a CDS encoding GntR family transcriptional regulator, whose amino-acid sequence MTSQSRKRPAYLRISDALRDKIERNELEPGQKFPTERELVREFHVARMTVRHALDILEVEGLIDRRRGRSGGTYVRAVPPTLSLTNKDNIVTQLRERGHDTAVRVVSVNKAHVPKHVAAVLGASDSTFAWDIKRLYTVDGKPVILSRYTIPVDMAPDLNQHDLREPIMEILAGYNLKPVFKRENMRAATARTEEQKLLHVSRSHPLLRFVRLLKTKSGAVFAYIEESLRSDIANVEVVLGEDPAPQPLPGKGNGAGKPA is encoded by the coding sequence GTGACTTCCCAAAGCCGAAAACGGCCCGCCTATCTCCGTATCTCGGATGCCCTACGAGACAAGATCGAACGCAATGAATTAGAACCCGGTCAGAAATTTCCTACCGAACGCGAATTGGTCCGAGAATTCCATGTCGCGCGCATGACCGTGCGCCATGCTTTAGACATTTTGGAAGTAGAAGGCCTCATTGACCGCCGCCGCGGGCGCAGTGGCGGCACCTATGTGCGTGCGGTTCCCCCTACACTGAGCCTGACCAACAAGGACAATATTGTCACCCAGCTGCGCGAGCGCGGGCACGACACCGCCGTGCGAGTGGTCTCTGTTAACAAAGCCCACGTGCCCAAGCATGTGGCAGCGGTACTGGGGGCTAGCGATTCCACCTTTGCGTGGGATATCAAGCGCCTCTATACCGTCGATGGCAAGCCCGTCATCCTTTCGCGCTACACCATCCCGGTAGATATGGCTCCCGATCTCAATCAGCACGATCTGCGCGAGCCCATTATGGAAATCCTGGCTGGCTACAACCTCAAGCCCGTCTTTAAGCGCGAGAACATGCGCGCCGCTACCGCTCGCACCGAAGAGCAGAAACTTTTGCACGTGAGCCGATCGCATCCGCTGCTTCGGTTTGTGCGGCTGCTAAAGACTAAATCGGGCGCGGTCTTTGCCTATATTGAAGAGTCGCTGCGCTCTGATATCGCCAACGTCGAGGTGGTCCTGGGTGAGGATCCCGCGCCGCAACCCCTACCGGGCAAGGGTAACGGCGCGGGAAAGCCGGCTTAG
- a CDS encoding SDR family oxidoreductase, with protein sequence MTDTKNATAPAHSESETPQKVAVITGATGGMGREIIADLAGDYHVYALGRSAAELPESDSITPVAIDLVDGLDEGMKLPELGRVDVLVHAAARATKYSVEEATPENWRAHMDLNVHAPAELTRALLPQLRKAEGTVVFINSGAGRHSYGDNVIYAATKHALYALADGLRISEPGIRVSTVAPGPTDTPMLKGLQDYDPSQVIAPAEVARAIRTVVEAGPTTQLTEIQVRPRIELHLRK encoded by the coding sequence ATGACTGATACCAAGAATGCCACCGCACCAGCACACTCGGAGAGCGAAACCCCACAGAAGGTCGCCGTCATCACCGGCGCTACCGGCGGCATGGGCCGCGAAATCATCGCTGACCTGGCCGGTGATTACCACGTGTATGCACTGGGCCGGAGCGCGGCGGAACTGCCCGAATCGGACTCCATTACGCCGGTAGCCATCGACCTCGTCGACGGCCTCGATGAAGGCATGAAGCTGCCGGAGCTAGGCCGCGTGGACGTGCTCGTCCACGCGGCCGCACGGGCTACCAAGTACTCCGTGGAGGAAGCCACGCCGGAAAATTGGCGCGCGCACATGGACCTCAACGTGCACGCCCCTGCTGAGCTGACCCGAGCCTTGCTGCCGCAGCTGCGCAAAGCGGAAGGCACCGTGGTCTTTATTAACTCTGGCGCAGGACGCCACAGCTACGGCGATAACGTCATCTACGCGGCGACCAAGCACGCGTTGTATGCACTCGCCGATGGACTGCGAATCTCTGAGCCGGGAATCCGCGTATCCACCGTGGCTCCGGGGCCTACCGATACCCCGATGCTTAAGGGGCTGCAGGATTATGATCCCTCCCAGGTTATTGCCCCGGCTGAGGTGGCTCGTGCCATTCGTACCGTGGTAGAGGCAGGCCCCACCACCCAGCTGACGGAAATCCAGGTCAGGCCGCGAATCGAGTTACATCTGCGCAAGTAG
- a CDS encoding alkylhydroperoxidase domain protein, producing MTDIINELSHASAEVKQLRRARHDAQDNAQLSFSALLEPAEPGEFSYTERYAVAAFTAAIYRASEAADFYFDLLEDEADEDLVAAVRAASQRGVSTGPYHQGDFLIFGDTAAEAALGTRLAAALDWAHLLAFHPKDASPQAIGHLDAAGWSATDIVSLSQLLAFLAFQLRVVHGLRVLSGEDPASHPAAERAAGVADPGWEVTATTLQPDTVLPDHFVNHSLGWKPWVEALAKEDFTAVHTDALIKPERIDSEYFRLLARDPAALKARTLTDLDIFYNTEGGLSRADRELAATVASRYNGCEYCASVHQARCVQEGGDREIVNRLLDEGIDADLGSKEWDLIRRAAVALTETPFAFDAALCAELRGAGFDEQSILDLIYASSFFNWANRLMLTLGQPDVPKRFR from the coding sequence ATGACCGACATTATTAATGAACTCTCCCATGCCAGCGCCGAGGTGAAACAGCTGCGGCGTGCGCGCCACGATGCACAGGACAATGCGCAGCTGAGCTTTAGCGCTTTGCTCGAGCCTGCAGAACCAGGCGAGTTCTCCTATACGGAGCGCTATGCCGTAGCGGCTTTTACGGCTGCGATCTACCGGGCGAGCGAGGCTGCGGATTTCTACTTCGACTTGCTGGAAGATGAAGCCGACGAGGACCTTGTTGCCGCCGTGCGCGCCGCGAGCCAGCGCGGTGTATCCACCGGCCCGTATCACCAGGGTGACTTCCTTATCTTCGGCGATACCGCCGCGGAAGCCGCGCTGGGCACGCGCCTAGCTGCCGCCCTCGATTGGGCGCACCTTCTGGCCTTCCACCCCAAGGATGCCTCCCCGCAGGCGATCGGACACCTCGATGCCGCAGGATGGTCCGCTACGGATATCGTCAGCCTGTCCCAGCTCCTGGCATTTTTGGCCTTCCAGCTGCGCGTGGTCCACGGCCTGCGCGTACTTTCTGGCGAGGATCCCGCATCCCACCCCGCAGCCGAGCGCGCCGCCGGTGTGGCCGATCCGGGCTGGGAGGTAACCGCGACTACGTTGCAGCCCGATACCGTGCTGCCGGATCACTTTGTCAACCACTCCCTGGGCTGGAAGCCCTGGGTAGAGGCGCTGGCGAAGGAGGACTTCACCGCGGTGCATACCGATGCCCTCATTAAGCCAGAGCGCATCGATTCCGAGTACTTCCGGTTGCTCGCCCGCGACCCTGCGGCCTTGAAGGCGCGCACGCTGACTGACCTGGACATTTTCTATAACACCGAGGGCGGCCTCTCCCGTGCGGACCGCGAGCTCGCCGCTACTGTGGCCTCGCGCTACAACGGCTGCGAGTACTGTGCCTCCGTACACCAGGCGCGGTGCGTCCAGGAGGGTGGCGACCGTGAAATCGTGAACCGCCTCTTGGACGAGGGCATCGATGCCGACCTTGGCTCAAAGGAATGGGATCTTATCCGTCGTGCCGCCGTGGCGCTGACAGAAACCCCCTTCGCCTTCGATGCGGCACTATGCGCTGAACTGCGCGGGGCGGGATTCGATGAGCAATCCATTCTGGACCTCATCTACGCTTCCTCCTTCTTCAACTGGGCTAATCGTTTGATGCTCACCTTGGGGCAACCGGACGTTCCTAAACGCTTCCGCTAA
- a CDS encoding dipeptide ABC transporter ATP-binding protein — protein sequence MSLLSISDLSITYRTAHGEVEAVSGIEFEVNPGEMTAIVGESGSGKSTSAMAAIGLLPDNASIVSGTITFDGRDVTQYSQKQWRELRGRRIGLIPQDPNNSLNPLKTIGASVEEGMVIHGQGDKASRKKRALELLERVGIDDPQRRYDQYPHELSGGMKQRVLIAAAVALEPELIIADEPTSALDVTVQKIILDLLDEMREELTMGILFITHDLAVAGDRANSIVVMEKGTVRESGIAARVLTDPQHAYSKRLLADAPSLTAPTSSQAASPVRAAAPAHRETLLEVEGLSQRFGDFTAVEDINFSVARGTTHALVGESGSGKTTTGRAISLLSTPTSGSIRLGGEDISSARGKRRRELRRSIQMVYQNPFGSLDPRLSIGDIIAEPVRNFTGASKRDARAKAREFLDLVALDSSMASRRPRELSGGQRQRVAIARAMIIEPDLVVLDEAVSALDVTVQAQILRLLDELQRELELTYIFISHDLAVVNQISDTVSVLSHGTQVESGPTAQVFAHPETEYTRQLIDAIPGSRYRAGDLNLGL from the coding sequence ATGTCCCTGCTTAGCATTAGTGATCTATCCATTACCTACCGCACCGCCCATGGTGAGGTAGAAGCGGTAAGTGGCATTGAGTTTGAGGTAAACCCTGGTGAAATGACCGCCATCGTTGGCGAGTCCGGTTCCGGCAAGTCCACCTCGGCCATGGCCGCCATCGGCCTGCTGCCAGACAATGCGTCGATCGTTTCTGGCACCATTACTTTCGACGGCCGCGACGTTACCCAGTATTCCCAAAAGCAATGGCGGGAACTGCGCGGTCGCCGCATTGGTTTGATTCCGCAGGATCCCAATAACTCGCTTAACCCGCTCAAGACCATCGGTGCCTCGGTGGAGGAGGGCATGGTCATCCACGGGCAGGGCGATAAGGCCTCCCGGAAGAAACGTGCACTGGAGCTTTTGGAGCGCGTGGGCATTGATGATCCGCAGCGCCGCTATGACCAGTACCCGCATGAGCTATCCGGCGGCATGAAGCAACGCGTGCTCATTGCCGCGGCCGTGGCATTGGAGCCGGAGCTTATCATCGCCGATGAGCCTACCTCCGCGCTCGATGTCACCGTGCAGAAGATCATCCTGGACCTCCTGGATGAGATGCGCGAAGAGCTCACCATGGGCATCCTTTTCATTACCCATGATCTGGCCGTAGCGGGCGATCGTGCCAATAGCATCGTGGTGATGGAAAAGGGCACCGTCCGCGAGTCGGGCATAGCCGCTCGCGTCCTCACCGACCCCCAGCACGCCTACTCCAAGCGCCTGCTTGCCGACGCCCCCTCGCTCACCGCCCCCACTTCCTCCCAAGCCGCATCTCCTGTGCGGGCCGCCGCGCCCGCGCACCGCGAAACCTTGCTCGAGGTGGAGGGGCTGAGCCAACGCTTCGGGGATTTCACCGCGGTGGAGGACATCAACTTTTCCGTGGCCCGCGGCACCACCCATGCATTGGTGGGGGAGTCTGGCTCCGGTAAGACAACCACCGGCCGCGCCATTTCCTTGTTGAGCACGCCCACCTCCGGCAGCATTCGCTTAGGCGGGGAAGACATTAGCTCCGCCCGTGGCAAGCGCCGTCGCGAGCTGCGCCGTTCGATCCAGATGGTCTACCAAAATCCTTTTGGCTCGCTCGATCCGCGCTTGAGCATTGGCGATATCATCGCCGAACCGGTGCGCAATTTCACCGGCGCTTCCAAGCGTGATGCGCGTGCCAAAGCACGCGAATTTCTTGATTTGGTGGCCCTGGATTCTTCCATGGCTTCCCGACGTCCCCGCGAGCTCTCCGGTGGCCAACGCCAGCGCGTGGCCATCGCCCGCGCCATGATCATTGAGCCCGATCTCGTGGTGCTCGATGAGGCCGTGTCCGCGCTCGACGTCACCGTGCAGGCGCAGATACTGCGCCTGCTCGACGAGCTGCAGCGCGAGCTGGAGCTTACCTATATCTTCATCTCCCACGATCTGGCGGTAGTCAACCAAATTTCCGATACCGTCTCCGTGCTCTCCCACGGCACGCAAGTGGAATCTGGACCTACCGCGCAGGTCTTTGCGCACCCAGAAACCGAGTACACGCGCCAGCTCATTGACGCCATCCCTGGCTCCCGCTATCGTGCCGGAGACTTAAACTTGGGGCTATAA
- a CDS encoding ABC transporter permease, with translation MKLKSTQLKLTPGTIISLIVLGLAVLCALFPQLFTSQDPNQGGDTTALLQPSFQHWFGTDAVGRDLYTRVVYGARQSLLGALLAVLFGLIVGTILGIIAGVRRGWVDAVIMRIVDVLLSIPGLLLSLSVIIVLGHGIFNAAIAVGITSVATFARLARSQVLSVADSDFVEAAYGSGGSSFQVLVRHILPNSLTAVFAVAALQFGLAILQLATLGFLGYGAPPPTPEWGLLISESRDYIATAGWLTIAPGIVIVAVVLAANHLSQTLRKAA, from the coding sequence ATGAAGCTTAAATCCACACAGCTGAAGCTCACCCCGGGCACCATCATCTCGCTGATTGTGCTGGGTCTGGCGGTGCTCTGCGCGCTGTTCCCCCAACTATTTACCTCCCAGGACCCTAACCAGGGTGGGGACACCACGGCACTGCTGCAACCCAGCTTCCAACACTGGTTCGGCACCGATGCCGTCGGCCGCGATCTCTATACCCGCGTGGTCTATGGCGCGCGCCAATCCCTACTAGGCGCGCTCCTGGCCGTCCTTTTCGGCCTCATCGTCGGCACCATCTTGGGCATTATCGCCGGCGTGCGCCGCGGCTGGGTCGATGCCGTCATCATGCGCATCGTAGACGTGCTGCTGTCCATCCCCGGACTCTTGCTCTCCCTGTCCGTCATCATCGTGCTGGGCCACGGCATCTTCAATGCCGCCATCGCCGTAGGTATTACCTCGGTGGCCACTTTTGCGCGCCTTGCACGCTCCCAGGTGCTTAGCGTTGCCGACTCCGATTTTGTCGAGGCCGCCTATGGCTCCGGCGGTTCTTCCTTCCAGGTGCTCGTGCGCCATATCCTTCCCAATTCACTCACCGCGGTCTTCGCTGTAGCAGCGCTGCAATTTGGCCTGGCCATTTTGCAGCTAGCCACCCTAGGCTTCCTGGGCTATGGCGCACCGCCCCCAACCCCGGAATGGGGCTTGCTCATCTCTGAATCGCGCGATTACATCGCCACGGCCGGCTGGTTGACCATCGCCCCGGGCATTGTCATCGTCGCGGTGGTCCTCGCGGCCAACCACCTCAGCCAGACACTGCGAAAGGCGGCCTAA
- a CDS encoding ABC transporter permease — protein sequence MSLKTIALRIGQAVLVIWATFTLSFILLAALPGDAVATRYDNPNLGLNAEQLAAIREVYGADEPILSRYFSALGGFLTGDFGFSVATGTAVSEMLADALPSTLALAVFAFLVGVVLAFLVAIVSTFGPFSWLRSFFRSLPSVMVSLPTFWIGIILIQVFSFGLGWVPVIGASDAQSLILPVITLAIFVAAPLAQVLLRSIDEVMDMSFVQVVRAKGASGAWLLWRNVLRNALLPALTMAGLTFGELVGGSVVTEAVFARHGIGALTVDAVANRDTSVLLAIVVLAAAVFVLINLIVDLLYPVLDVRLREREHETASSSATAATTADTTATNEKKVQA from the coding sequence AGCCTGAAAACTATTGCCCTGCGCATCGGCCAAGCCGTGCTCGTTATCTGGGCAACTTTTACCCTTTCTTTCATCCTCTTGGCGGCACTGCCTGGTGACGCCGTCGCGACCCGCTATGACAACCCCAACTTGGGACTCAACGCCGAGCAGCTGGCCGCCATCCGCGAGGTTTATGGTGCCGATGAGCCGATCTTAAGCCGCTACTTCAGCGCGCTCGGCGGATTCCTCACCGGTGATTTTGGCTTTTCCGTCGCCACCGGTACCGCCGTATCGGAGATGCTGGCAGATGCCCTTCCTTCCACGCTGGCACTGGCGGTCTTCGCCTTCCTTGTAGGCGTGGTCCTGGCCTTCCTAGTGGCTATTGTCTCCACCTTTGGCCCATTTTCTTGGCTGCGCAGCTTTTTCCGCAGCCTGCCTTCCGTGATGGTTTCCCTGCCTACCTTCTGGATCGGCATCATCTTGATCCAGGTTTTCTCCTTTGGCTTGGGCTGGGTGCCGGTCATCGGCGCGAGCGACGCCCAAAGCCTCATCCTGCCGGTTATTACCCTGGCCATCTTCGTGGCCGCGCCGCTGGCTCAGGTGCTGCTGCGCTCCATCGATGAGGTAATGGATATGTCCTTCGTGCAGGTTGTGCGTGCCAAGGGTGCTAGCGGCGCCTGGTTGTTGTGGCGCAACGTCCTGCGCAATGCGCTGCTGCCGGCGCTGACCATGGCCGGCCTTACCTTTGGTGAGCTCGTCGGCGGCTCTGTGGTGACGGAAGCGGTTTTCGCCCGCCACGGCATCGGTGCGCTGACCGTGGATGCGGTGGCTAACCGCGATACCTCGGTGCTGCTGGCCATTGTGGTGCTTGCCGCCGCGGTCTTTGTCCTTATCAACCTGATTGTGGACCTGCTCTACCCAGTGCTTGACGTGCGCCTGCGCGAGCGCGAGCACGAGACTGCATCTAGCTCCGCCACCGCTGCCACCACCGCCGATACCACCGCAACGAACGAGAAGAAGGTCCAAGCATGA